The nucleotide sequence GACGAAAGGAATTATTTTTCTGTCCACTCACTATCTCCAGAACTAAGACACCAAAACTATAGACATCTGACTTCACAGAAAAGTGCCCATGCATCGCATATTCTGGAGCCATATATCCACTGCATATCGAAACAAGAATAATATATGATGGTTTTATGATCACTAACTTCGATGAGAACTTTGGATTATTGATATAGATTGACACAATTATAATATAAGCCATGTAGCCTTGTCGAGTACTTACTAGGTCCCCACAATTCGACTGGTATTGCCTTGTGTTTGATCAACCCCAAACAATTTTGCCATGCCAAAATCTGATATCTTGGGAGTCATTTCTTCATCTATCAAGATATTACTAGCTTTGAGATCACGATGAATAATTCTAAGCCGTGAATCCTCATGAAGGTAAATGAGCCCTCGAGTAATGCCTACTATGATTTTGTAGCGCCTATCCCAATCTAGTTGTGCACGCTTGATTGGGTCTGCATGTTCAATTCAAACCAAGGTTACAATGTTTCTTGTATGTTACAAGAATGAGATTTTATGGTAAAATTTTGAAGTTAAAGCTAAAGTTGTACAAAAAGAACATTGAAGCATAAATACCAAATATGATGTGGTCCAGACTTGCATTAGGGACAAACTCATAAATAAGAAGCCTTTCAACTCCTTCCAAGCAGAAACCCAAGAGCCTAACTAAGTTTCGGTGTTGAAGCTTTGCCACTAACAAGACCTCATTTTTAAACTCCAAATCTCCTTGTCCAGAATTTACGGAGAGCCTTTTCACTGCTATTTCTTGTCCATTGAATAACCTACCCTGAAAGAGTATCAAAACAAAAAGGTTGCATTTAAGGAATATATACATGAAATTGGTGATGTTGCCCATATATATCATCAAGTTGTTAAGTTTGGCAGGTTAGGTTTTTTCACAATAAAGCCGGCCTCTGTGTTATGATCAATGGTGGAACAATCACtatatattgtattttatttcgTAAGGTATGATGTGAGAATGTTATCTTCAATAGATGTGCTATATATTACCTTGTAAACAGAACCAAATCCCCCTTGTCCTAGTTTATTGGCTTCAGAAAAGTCATCTGTGGCAATTCTAATGGTGTCAAAATTGAATTGCAGGGATTCCGCACTTCCAATTTCGTCCACGTCTTCGTCTGTGgtacaattttaacaaaaatttcaTATTTAACATAATTAGATCTAGATGACGTAACAGTACTAGGCTTCCCACTTGAAGCAAATTGAGTTAAATTAATGTTACTGTATCTATTTTGTTACAGTACGTACCTGGAATTAAATTACTTTGAAGCTTTTTCTTTGCCTTACGTACTCTTAGACAAATGCCCATGAACATTGCTAATAACAAAGAAGCAATAATTGACACAACAATAATGATGACAGTCCGAGATTTGCTACTCTTCGATCCTGCAAGGTAAAATCAGAAATATATCTTCTCTAATCATATGAGATTCTGAATAACATGTTTAAGTTATTGATCTATCAGAGAGAGGAGTTATCATTGATCAATTAAATTTTGAGATCAGTGTCAAGCAAATATGCAGTCATCGGCGTATGTAATGGAgtgtacatatatatacgtTGTGCGTGCGTACCTTGTGAAGTGTTTGTGGTATTGGTTGATGGTGGTGGAGAATGTATTGGTGGCGGAGATGGCAGTTGTTTGACAGTTGTAGGGTCATAGAAGGGGTAAAGATCGAATCTAAAGTAACAGCTAGGTTTATTAACTCCCCCACCTACTTTCCCGTAAAAATAGGAGATGTATGCAAAAGCCCCAACTAAGCAATCACTGCAACTTTGCTCTGATATGTCTGGCGTGCATTGCGCTAGTGCAAATATTGTTTGGAAAGTTGGGCCACTTGTGTTTCCGAATGCAAATTTCCGAAGAGAACCGCCAGCTGCAGCTTCCCTTCTTATGCTGTCCAGTAGCTTCCTCAGCTCTTGGTTGAATCCATCCAGCTCGGACGACGATATGTTATTTATGTTCCAGTAATACGGCGAAGGCTCAGTTTCCATGACGCCATAGATGGAGCGGTTTGAGTAGCGTAACATGCATTTCTCATACGAACCAAATGCTTCCTTCTGATTAGGACAACGCTGAAGGAGATCATATCGGGAATTGTTTAGGCAGCTACGACAATCTCCCACCGTGACATCTCCTCTACAAAGTCCGATTGCATAAATGTGCTCGTTCGACGAGTTTAGGCTATAGGATGCATTGTAAAAGCCATACCCGTTGCCGTTTTCGTCGGAGGGCAGAGAGGAGAGGAGGCGGTTGAGGTTTGTCTGATAGGTACTATTGGTGGTATAGTTTCCTTTTTCGTTTATGCAAACTTGACCAAGGGCTTGATTAATCATGAGAAACAGAATGGGAAAGAGGCAGGATAGAAATCTTGAGGAATCCATTGCTGGCATTATTTGATATTTTTGCTCAAATTCGTTTGTGAAAGAGGATTATAGTTATGATGGAAAACTTGCTACACGTCTATTTATGAAGAACGAAGTCAATGAATACCTCACTTTACGCAAGACGCGGTGGTGGGAATACCAGACTTTTAGTAATAGCTCTAGCTACGATACGGTATTATTAGTACTTGCTACCATCCCTCTGCACATGCATGTTTAAGTGTTCTACAATCTACATGATCTCTAATTATCTAGCTTTTCGTTTACAACTTTTTCATGTACCAAGCCTACTCAACTCTTATGAAAAAAGATGCCATTATGACGGTCTCAAGCCAATAACATAAGTTGGAATTTAAAATGCAtaataattttaatcaaatACTACTTGATTATTCTTTCATCAGCGAGGTTTCACACTGTTATAATTGAAGATGCTGATATAGACAGGAGTgctaaattaaatatttaaggtaGCTTCTTCCTAGACTTATACTATTCAAGGAAGCTTCTTCTGAGACTTATACTATTCAACCATTGAAATAAAGTAAACCACAGACTGGAGCAACTTCTCTATTCTTTTCGGTGCATGCATTCTCTCAGTCAACAAAGTAAATCAATTATAATACGTAATTCTGACAATCATTTACTCGTTTCGGTGGATATACCTTTCTACTTTGTGGTCAGAATTAAATTGTCGATTTGTGACTGACTGTTTCTTAGTTCCTTTCGTCTCGGCTTACATTGATTGTAATCGGAAAATACATGGTGGTTACTACGATGAGCAAGAAAAGTTACAATAATTGATATTGCTGCACACCTTACTCTTTACTATAGTTGATACTAGCAAAGATGCCCAAGCTCCATTCCTGGTTTTGAATTCGTAAagtttaacacacaaatttttaaattattcaGAAACCAATCAAAGCAGCTGAATCGACATGGTAAATTAAGTCTTTCAGTTGGATCTAaattctattgaatttacattaaaagcctatcttaaaaaaaaaatgacggATTTTTTGAAGTCCCAACTATATACAGTGTATATGAGTTTTTCACATGAATTGGAGAATGATGGTTGTTTAATTGTACCTAAAGTGCAGCAGTAGCTGTCAGTGTGTGGCTAAAATGCACCTGCACAGTAATTCAAAATTGAGCCATGATTCCTTGTACTTGTAGCATAAGTAGAAGCGCAGGTGCTGCAAGACAATCTATCAATGATAAATAACTCTTATCAAAGCTCTACTCATAATTTACCACGTGTATCACCAATGACTTTATGCATATTTGAGACAAAGCTGAAACTGATTTACATGATTGTCGGTGCACAAACCTGggatttaaaaattataatttttcccaaaaaattattcaaattcACTTAGGCCCTGTTTGGCACACCGTATAAGGCACCGGATAGTACTAATAATACGGTGTACGGTGTTTGGTGGTCGTTTGGATTAAATAGGCACCGGATTAAATAATCCGGACCCACCTTTTTTACACGGCGTTCACCCGCTTGCTTATACCGTCCATATTCACGGTATAACTTAGTCGGCCTCGTCTCGATTCCTCTCCGCTCTCTCTGGCTCTCGCTGTCGCTCTCGCTCTCGCTCTCGCTTCCTCTCCGCTCGCTCTCGCTCTCGCTCTCGCTTCCTCTCCAGACGCACTCTTGCTCTCATCCCAGGTTTGTCTTctcaaattcttcttcttcgtttgaaTCACAGTTCGTCTTTTCAGTTTTCTTCTTATGGGATTCCACCCCTCCCTCTATTCTTCCCCCTcctatttttcttgcaattttctttcaattgatTGAAGCTAGTTATTATTCTCTCTAATTATGCAATTGATTAtgtaattttgtgttttaattaaaattttttaattttagggttTGCTATTGGGGTCGAATTTAGGGTTTGTTGTTGGTTGTCTCTGGCGCAGTTCCCGTTTCACTTGTTGTCTCGCAGCTGCAACGCAACCATACGGACGGTAAGCCAATTTCTCTTCGCTATTATTTTCTCTCTAATTTTGCATCTACTGGGATCAAATTTTGGTGGGTTTTGTGAATTGGGCATCGATTTCTGATGCTTTTAGAGAAATGGGTTGTCAGTGATGTTTTGATATTTCAATAGTTGGACTTGTGTGGCTGCAtgcgtttttttatttttgctgggtttagctaactGGGTTGTGCGGTTAATCTGTTTTTTCTCCAACTTTCTTACGATTTAAGTGCTTTTAGGTGAAGTACTTCCTGTGCCTATTTGTTCTGTCTTAGTAGCTCAGAGGTATGAAATTTGATAGTATTTCgtgttaatttttaattgaactTGAAGAATGAGGAATGCATATCTTGCTTGTGATTGGGTAGAGTGGGAGTGGGAGTGTGCTTCCTGTGCCTATTTGATTGCGTGTTGAAGTATTGCTTTGTTATGATTTCCTTTTGGTCTGGCATTCTGTTGGTTGGGTGTTGAAGTACTGCTTTGTTTTGGTTTCATTAGCAGTTGTGGTTTACTGAATAGAATTGTTGATTGGATGTTGAAGTATTGCTCTGTTGATTGGGTGTTGAATAGAATTGTTCTGGTTTCGTCTAGTGAAGATGTTATCCTGACTCGTTTGATTGTGTTTCTTTGCTTGTTCTTATCCTTCCTGCTACTGTTTTTTCTTGCTGTTGGTGCAATTTTTAATCAGCTGGTGTGGTTTTCTTCTGTCCGCTGAGTTTCCTAGTTATCATTTCACCAAAGTTTTCAATGAAGAGAGCTGCTAATGACAATGATCTTGCTGTGACATTTAAATAAATGCTTTCTGAATCAGTTGATAAGTTGGGTGAAGTTTTACAAGCTGCTTTTGGGAAGGAGTGGATCCAAAATTTGAGATTGCTTTagaattgtcaaagattgtagTTGTTTTTTGTGTATCTTTTATGTTCCtggaaaatattttgaatttgatgtatggaatttacttttttattttatttttttgttatttgaagATTTGTGTGGTTTTcaataggtataaatatgagaaaagttcaacaaacaaacaaagatttgtcaattttttttttcccttgtcCTATCCGGTTCaataccaaacacagtataaataatacggtcattagtccgatactgcaccaaacgcccgactaatttagtcagtactatccggtggctatttatcctatccgacagaaatagtcagtacagtccgagctgccaaacgaggccttaatAGGTAACTTTCATGCTCCTtcactttaatttctatttggctAGTTCAATTTTGTACTCGAATCTTTTCAAATTCACATTAGAAAGATGGCAGCAGTTTTAAGTCACTCCAAATTTTGACAGCCTTTAAGAACAAAACTGTTATATGAAGCACAAAACTCTTCCAACACATTGCTTGCAAGATTTACTATGTTTAAACCTCTGATTTATTGGTATCATGCGATTTCTTTGAAAATTTACATAAACCTCAAAAAGTAGTAAAAGTGCTTCAGCAGCATGAGGGGTTTTATAACAAAGAAGTCATTCATTTCTGCCGATAAACTGAAACAATGATTGATACAAAGGTCTTCGCATCAGATAAAAATGATTGACTACGAAGAATTCAAGTGCAAAATGACTAACCAAGAAGACTTCTATTTTTCAGAAagatcgtacccagtgcacaaggctcccgctttacgcagggtctgggagaggtgaatgtcggctagccttacccccatttatggagaggctgctctcTATTTTTCAGAAAGGTAAAAACAATTAATTGTTATGGTACAAATTCTAAAGTTAATAAGCCCTAAAGTAGGAAGCCATAAAAAGAGGAGAATTTTACAACATACATCTCAGAAAcaagtagactcatttgaaatGTTCTTAAAGAAATAATACAGTGCCAAATTGGAATCATATCGAAGAATAAATAGGCCTAAAGTGTTTTATCCATAAACCTAAAAACTACAGAGAACAAAAATAACAATCACTCAAATGGAAAGTACGGGGAAGCACCGCATCAAAGGTCAAGTGGCATACCAGAATTTTGATTCAAATGTCATGGCTGAGAACCTTTGCATCAAAAGCAGCTGCAAGAGCAAATTATGACGCTGCGATGGGAGTCCAAACTAAACAGCAAAAAATTAGAGAGAATAAGAGTAAGAATTTGAACAGAGTTCATGTGTTTATATTGGATAAATGACTCTTAGCTTGTTTTGCATCTTGCAGACTTATGGGATTcaggaaaaatgttttctttaGTTCCTCTCATAGAACTAAAGAGGTGATGTTGATACAACCATTTTTTCCCATTTTGTTTGACCAAGAATGTATTTGTATAAAATCCAAATGCAAATGCAGAAGAGATATGAGAATATAACAGAGGACCCTAACAGTTAAGATTAGAGAGAATAAGAGTCTGCATTCGAACACAGTTAAGAGATTTGTTCCAACACCTAACAAAATTAAGAATGGATAAACAAATACCTCAATGATGGTCTCTTTGGCGGCTGCTCTGTGAATGCATGGTTTGATGTGTATGCTTGTGTTTGATCTGCATACATGtcaagaagaaaattaaaaagtgcATCACAGAAATACATAAGCAACCAAGAATTGGAAAAACAATCTACCAACAGAGGAGCTAAACAGTTACTAAAACAGCCTAATCTCCCCAACACCCTCACCACAGAAATACAGAAGCAACAAAGTATGGAGAAACAATCTAGCAACAGAGGGATATTCAAACGATGTGAAGCGGAAAAACAACCTCAATTTGATTTGTTGAGAAGGAAACAGCAGGAAAGCATGAAGAAACACAGAAATGAGCACAGTGCAACCCCCTAGCTTATGAAGACACAAACCCGACTCCAACTGTGTACGGAACAGTGCACTCAGCAGCCTAATCTCCCTAACACCCAACTAAACAGCCTACAAACATCCATTACAATTTTAATGAAACAACAAAATATTAATCACAGTTTTAACAACGCAAATGGCAAACCAAACAATAAACGATGATTTTAACCCTGTTGAATCAGAGgtgaaaactgaaaacccaCTCTCTCCCATACCTCCCTCAGCCATTCTCTCCTTAACAACCCTGTGGAGTAACCCGTTAACCCCAAAAAATGCACACAGCCATGCTTtctgccctctctctctctctctctctccctgtcCATCCTTCTCTCAAAAATTGGACAAAATCCCTATATCTCTCTCCCACTTAGTCGAAACACGTAGCTCCCATCTCTCTCCAATCTGTCAGTCCCTCTGTCCCACTCCTCTCCTCCCCCAACGATCCTCTGACCGATGCATCTCCCACAGCCACACCCACCCGCCACCGAGTCAAAAATCCCGGCTATCCTCTCCCTCCAACCCGTCAACCCTTCTATTGCTTCctggatctctctctctcactctgttttttccataagtaaatcaacattaaaaaaaaaaaaaaatccaaccataGATGCAGTAATTAAATAACTACTTTACTTATCCAGATTTTCCTCCACATACACTCAttgcttccttcttcttcatcaccTAGAAGAAAGCAACCCATTTAGCCGAAGAACTCTCTCtgtcctccctccctctctctctctctctctctctctctctctaagcaaTGCGAGCTTCCAAGACCAAAACTTTCCCACATTTTCCATCGTTTTCTCACTCTCTTACTCTCTCATCGACTTTCCGGGCAACCCATCAAAACCATCGTCGTTCACATCCAGCCCAAAGACCCAATACCCTTTCTGAAGCCCGGTGGCAATTTTGTAAATAGCGTTAAATCCAACAAAAGCAGGGGAAGAGAGACTCAGTGGCACTTtcgtaaataaaatgaaatgtaCCCAAAATTGCACAGTGCCACCTCCCCTCttactttagactaaagtaattgcTGCACACCTTACTCTCCAGCACATTTGTGTTTACTTATGACATTAAGATTGAATTTATTGAATgataatcaaaacacaaacgTAAACTTATATACGTGCATAAAGAGCAAAATAGTATGCATAAATAATTTCCGTTAACAAATTTGAGCCAATTTACCAGAAAAATGAATCACACCACTTAGCACCATTTGCAAACTAACAAGTTTGAGTCATCATGAATAATAGAAaggaaaaatggaaaaattaGAAATCTTGAGGAAACGATAGCTAGCAATTTACTTTGGCCTTTGATCGAGATGCGAGCACTAgatgttttgaattttgaggACCAATTGAATAGTATCCGGAAACAAAGAGAAATCCGGAATGTCGAGTGCATGTGCTCGAATTGGTCCGACCTAGAAATAATTAAACAACACTAGCTTGAAGCTTAtgattaggccatctccaaccgaagggtccagagggccagagggccgaaaatagccctaaaaccgtctccaaccgagggctaggccagagggctcgggaatctgtgagggccccacggaatttcaaagggccaaagggccaaaaggctggctgctttcggccaaccagccagccccgggctggctattttttttatttatagtttTCCTATTGttatcggttataaccgacatcaTTAAAGAaggatttttttaatattgtcggttataaccgacagtaataggTATTCataggcaaatttttttttttatttactattagtgttggttataactgacactaat is from Malus sylvestris chromosome 5, drMalSylv7.2, whole genome shotgun sequence and encodes:
- the LOC126623028 gene encoding cysteine-rich receptor-like protein kinase 27 isoform X20, which codes for MPAMDSSRFLFCLFPILFLIINQALGQVCINEKGNYTTNSTYQTNLNRLLSSLPSDENGNGYGFYNASYRLNSSNEHIYAIGLCRGDVKAEDCRSCLNNSRYDLLQRCPNQKEAFGSYEKCMLRYSNRSIYGVMETEPSPYYWNINNISSSELDGFNQELRKLLDSIRREAAAGGSLRKFAFGNTSGPTFQTIFALAQCTPDISEQSCSDCLVGAFAYISYFYGKVGGGVNKPSCYFRFDLYPFYDPTTVKQLPSPPPIHSPPPSTNTTNTSQGSKSSKSRTVIIIVVSIIASLLLAMFMGICLRVRKAKKKLQSNLIPDEDVDEIGSAESLQFNFDTIRIATDDFSEANKLGQGGFGSVYKGRLFNGQEIAVKRLSVNSGQGDLEFKNEVLLVAKLQHRNLVRLLGFCLEGVERLLIYEFVPNASLDHIIFDPIKRAQLDWDRRYKIIVGITRGLIYLHEDSRLRIIHRDLKASNILIDEEMTPKISDFGMAKLFGVDQTQGNTSRIVGTYGYMAPEYAMHGHFSVKSDVYSFGVLVLEIVSGQKNNSFRHGENMEDLLSYAWKCWKEGTASNLIDPALTNGSRNEIMRCIHIGLLCVQENIPDRPTMNAIVLMLNSYSVTLPVPSQPAFFRDSNVGSDMTLGWKNSSEVITTGSDRSKSSSVKAPEHEVSLITEVYPR